One Glaciihabitans arcticus DNA window includes the following coding sequences:
- a CDS encoding methyltransferase, which translates to MSDTTLELHTWVAFGPAGALGSIHSTSEGFAVKLLADSEWSAPFPSLEVAKSAFYARLVPGSDWPEFKEH; encoded by the coding sequence ATGAGCGACACAACACTGGAACTTCACACCTGGGTGGCCTTCGGGCCGGCGGGAGCACTCGGTTCGATCCACAGCACGAGCGAGGGCTTCGCCGTCAAACTACTGGCCGATTCGGAGTGGAGCGCACCGTTCCCCTCCCTAGAGGTGGCCAAGAGCGCGTTCTACGCGCGGCTGGTTCCCGGCTCGGACTGGCCGGAGTTCAAGGAGCACTAG
- the ssb gene encoding single-stranded DNA-binding protein yields MTDTITLTGLVATEPRHLTTSEGLPIASFRLASTQRRYDRAKQTWLDGETNWYTITAFRQLASNATLSIKKGERVIVTGRLRIKEWTNGERTGTTVDIEAEAIGHDLTWGTAAYVRSVSMATVTSAHQASEPPASDEFPVGAAEDDAPAAADAPAAEPVGAVPF; encoded by the coding sequence ATGACCGACACCATCACGCTCACCGGCCTCGTCGCCACCGAGCCCCGCCACCTGACCACGAGCGAGGGGCTGCCCATCGCCTCGTTCCGCCTCGCATCGACCCAGCGGCGGTACGACCGCGCCAAGCAGACCTGGCTCGACGGCGAGACCAACTGGTACACGATCACCGCGTTCCGCCAGCTCGCGAGCAACGCCACCCTGTCCATCAAGAAGGGCGAGCGGGTGATCGTCACGGGCCGCCTGCGCATCAAGGAATGGACCAATGGCGAACGCACCGGCACCACCGTCGATATCGAAGCGGAGGCGATCGGTCACGACCTCACCTGGGGCACAGCCGCCTACGTGCGCAGCGTCTCCATGGCGACTGTCACGAGCGCGCACCAGGCGTCGGAGCCGCCGGCGTCCGATGAATTCCCGGTAGGTGCGGCAGAGGATGACGCTCCCGCCGCCGCCGACGCACCCGCGGCCGAGCCGGTGGGCGCCGTGCCGTTCTAG
- a CDS encoding DUF6993 domain-containing protein gives MKRISTRGMMATAMLAAVVLSAVLAGCTTEPEPAPLPPVTSPSPSSSAEGTADPGYNPAGDARDNKQYFDTVNRAVIALDKTPGGKKFIDNLVKAGFVKADMQVTEDLTAVELVADNIQFSVLLGGACLVGQYGNVGYQSVVQPVLTSGKCMVGKTRDIDW, from the coding sequence ATGAAGCGGATCTCGACTCGCGGCATGATGGCGACGGCGATGCTGGCTGCCGTTGTGCTTTCTGCCGTGCTCGCCGGCTGCACGACCGAGCCCGAGCCGGCGCCACTGCCTCCGGTAACGTCACCATCGCCGTCCAGCTCGGCAGAGGGTACCGCCGACCCCGGGTACAACCCCGCGGGCGACGCGCGAGACAACAAGCAGTACTTCGACACGGTCAACCGCGCCGTCATCGCGCTCGACAAGACCCCGGGCGGCAAGAAGTTCATCGATAACCTCGTGAAGGCCGGATTCGTGAAGGCCGACATGCAGGTCACCGAAGACCTCACGGCGGTCGAGCTCGTGGCCGACAACATCCAGTTCTCGGTTCTGCTCGGAGGCGCCTGCCTCGTCGGACAGTACGGCAACGTCGGCTACCAGAGCGTTGTGCAGCCGGTGCTCACCTCGGGCAAGTGCATGGTGGGAAAGACCCGCGACATCGACTGGTAG